The DNA window CTTGAGCAGCAATACTTCTGCTTGAATAGAATAATTATGTTGACAAAATGTTAATCGGCCTACGCATTAGGCTTCTTTCTCTTCATACGTACTGTACCTGCTTTAAATGACTCCACCATAGTAAGGAGATTTTTAGTCCGTATTTTGCTTGTTGTGTCTTGTTTACCTcgtgaaaaaatatatttctagCACTCTGCCTGTTGTGCTGCTGGCATTTTCGAAACAAACTTTGCAGGGTGCAGTCACTTTTTTCACGTCTGTTGCCGCAAAAACACTGACACCTTTCTTTGTAATAAATGTCTCGCTCTCGTtggtgttagcattagccatgtttagctttgtgtgttgtaggaaggaaaGGGACGATGGAAGCTACGGAAGGAGAAGGAGAAAATAAtcaattttcatacattttaaaaACTTGAATATATCGACTTTGACCGCCTAGATTTTTGTTTTAAAGGGAATGACTGTTATTTCTGTATgcattggggttttttttgtattctttctAGAATTAAATTTCTGAGTTTTTAGAAAAGCGcttcaaaaaatgtattgtatgtcagcagtaaattaatacatttataaaaaaccTCATGTTACAGCATTACGTAGTGACTTATTTCTCCAACAAACGCTTGTAAAAAGATTGTTTATATCAATTAACCATagaatactgtatgtatactgtattaatttgttctttgtattgaatgttttttttattaaatcttaTCGTAACCCATAAATCAAATTGTCCATCACAAAGGTGTGTAAGAAACTACAATAAAACCTCGATTTCCaagctttttgtttttgaacatggTTTGTAGACCAAAATGTTTGTAATCTAAAGCCATGTTCCTTGAGAATTTaggtaaacatgaataattgtttCTAGACTCTACAAAAGTCCCTCTTTTCATAAAACTATACTGTGTCAAAGTAACAAAACATAAGGGCTAATGGttaaacaacctttttttttatccaaacacAATGTTACAGCCAGGATAACTGTTAACACATTTACCATGTGTCTGCAAATATTTGGCGTTGTTGAACACTCTGGAAGTTTCCAAGTGATAAGAGCAGTAGTCACTGCTAGCGTTAGCACAAACTAGTTGTGTGAGGCGATCCTTCAACGGCTTGTCTCCCGGTAGTTCCTTCTCCTTTGTAATAAAGGTCTGCTGTGGCAtacctctaaggcaggggtcggcaacatttaccactcaaatagccattttgacccatttcacaaaataaagaaaacaatgggacccacaaaactcttttgaaatttaaaattaaataacattgcatacagtttttttttttctgctttgtgctatgtataaaccaggggtctcggacacgcggcccacaccttactaagaaaatttaatgttagtgccgcccgcgagtttaatatgaatacagcattacacttgccaagcctcccaaattttccgggaggcTCCCGAATTCTCAAAGCAACTCTTCTTGCGAACATCTGCTGATtttcacccgaacaacaataataagggcgtgctatgatggcgCTGCCTTTAACGGCCTCTACAACATGttcaaacagcttgccagcccagttaCAGTacgtgttgtatgtggcttccgcagacacacgtacactactgcaaggcatacttgttcaacagccatacaggtcacactgagagtgcccATTTAAatgactttaacactcttactaatatgcgccactctgtgaacccacacgaaacaagaatgacaaacacatttcgggagaacatccgcactgtaacacaacataaacacaacagaacaaatacccagaatcacatGCATCCTAAATTTCCtgtctacattatacacccccgctagcaccaaaccccgcctgcCCCCTTCGTGCGTCGGTTGAAGGGGgtggagttaaagttaaagttgtttatatcacaaccctcagtgtaacctgtatggctgttgaccaagtatgccttgcagtcacttaggTGTGTTAACAGAAGTAGCGTATTGCCTGTGAccgaccggcacgcagatagcatggtgtaaaagcgggcgcgacggcATGTTTTAAAGGACTTTaaaagcattgccatcacggcacgcccgcAATACTGAAGTCTCTGTGAAAATGGTAGAATGTTAACCCTGGGTGATTTCcaggagaggcaccaaaatccggaaacctctcGAAACAATCGGatggtcggcgattatgcagttgAGCAACATCAgggtgatcaaagagccgcatgcggctccggagccccGGGTTGCTGACCGCTGCTCTAAGGTCTCATcacattttaaagacttgctgCGGAACAAAGCCCCCTTCGCTGATACAATCCTTGAACTAAAGGAGCCACAAGCCGATTCGTACGTCAAGACATGGTTAGCACACAGAGTTGTATTTGACGTGGGGTAAAGGTTTGTAAACCAAAAAGTTTGCAAATCGGGGTTCCACTGTATCTCAAAAGTGGCCTAAAGCATTGTATTTCAGCTTTTTAAAGTTTTTCATTTGCCAAATGTATTGTAAAATGGGCCATAATGTAAATGTCAGTGGGCTGCAAAAACTAATGTACTCTTTCTACATGTTCATGCTGCAGGCAACTGAGGATCTTCTTATGAACCACTACATCGACCTGAAAGACCGACCATTCTTCCCAACACTCATTAATTACATGAGTTCCGGTCCAGTAGTTGCCATGGTAACGTTTTGATTACAAAAAGCCTGGTAAAAGTTTGAATGTTTAATCTGTTGTCCTCCCATTTAAAATTGTCAGGTGTGGGAAGGCAAAGGTGTTGTCAAGACTGGCAGGGTGATGCTTGGTGAAACCAACCCTGCTGACTCTAAACCTGGAACCATCAGAGGAGACTTCTGCATTGATGTCAGCAAGTAAGTGCCAGCTTTTAATAGGCCTGGGCAGATGGTTTGTTAATTAATCAAACTATGAATAAAAATGAACTTTTTAACTTGCATTGATCGATAAATTGCGATGTTTGTGTTTTCATCGCTTCTCTCTTTCAAACGGGGAACGAGGGTTCTCTCTCCATCGCTTAATAGTAAAATTAAATGAACAGAGTGAAGCCTCTTGTCATATCACCAATTTTTGTCTCGGAAGATGCAGGTGCTGTAGGTCTAGGCCAATATTCGGTAAGTCAATTAACCGACGATAAATTAAACCTAAGTCGGTAAGTTTTCCAGTGTCGATGAATCGCTATGTGTACGCTTCTAGAGAATTCATGCTATTCATCGGTTTCAGCAGCTGTGTGCATTTGTGCTAAAGCTGAGTGAAAGGAAGGGAGTGAATTGTCTTGTCTTTCATTAGTGTCTTCTACTCTTTGTGTGGCAAAGCGATGCTGTTGGCCCGTGAGCATCAGTGTTTGGCGAACAAGACAGTCTGCTAAGGCGGTCATTCATTTGCATCGGTTTTTGCGGGTGCAAGTGTTTAAACTACAAATTAGCAGAGAGTATTAATAATAACCACTGTTAAACTCCTGACAggtaaatattaaatgaataTGATCGAAAAACCGTCAttcataactgcactttgatgatGCTTTCTTGCTTGCTAGCTTACAAACTAATTTGTAGACAACAAACATTAACTTCTTTCCCCATTACGAAACATTATTCCCCCATCTAAACTTTTAGAAACACATTGTCTAAACAACTGAActacagtattcacattaaacataaaGGATGTGCTGATTTTGCACAAAATGATCGATAAACTCAACAAGTTGAAACAGATGGACACTGACTCTGTTCAACAGGAATTGAACTCACGTGATGTTCCATTAAAACTGGAAATGAAACTACTGATCACTttttataatttaaaatgtaagcagataaacatattaaaatacaaaaacaatattgcTCTTatgaagccagaacaatatttcCTATTTTCCTCTGCCAAAAAAGTATATTATGtggctatttattttagttattaaaaaaaaaactttgttaaaaGATTTTAGTGTGTATAACTTTTTAAGCACattgagctataccgctataaataacttgatcattttgttcacaataactttatttagccattttgtttattgttttggttgtgtatatttgagggtCTCCCACTTAGAACCTATTTTATTGATTTTGTCAGATTTTTATTCAAGTGCAGAATTTTACACTTGAATACAATTTTTGTGCAGAATTTtattcaaatacaaataaataaaataaactgaaatattcccacatttGTGCGGTGGCATTTGGTTTGTGATCATTTTGTCCATGTGAGCTGCTACATACTAAGTAGTTGGGGTGTGTGATGCTAGAAGGCCAGTGGCCCCGCCTTACCACACATTCCAGCGAGTAATACTGCTATGGTACAAAAGTGTGACTACTCTTGAAGCCATTTATCGACGCTGGTAAACGTACCTActttaattttcatacatttttaaaaaaaaatttcaattgacttaccacttccaaagacatgcacctgggggtaggttgattggcaacactaaattggccctagtgtgtgaatgtgagggatggatggatggacttattcaATATCAGCCCAGACTTATGTATACCCGCATCACTGGTTTAAAACCAGTTTTAGTTGTAACTTCTTTCATACGTCAGAATGTGATAACGTTTTTTTACATGGGTCTTAAATAGTTTCTCACCAAAATTCATGCAATAAATAAAGTTCTTATAAAGTCATGACTAACCCTGCATATATATTATACCTCTACTCCATTGATTGAGCTTTTGCCAAAGGTTGTGGGAAAGGGCAAATAAGCAGATTTTATTTACCTGGCTTTGTTTGCTTAATGTTTCTTTTTGTCAACAGAAACATCATCCATGGCAGTGACTCTGTGGAAAGTGCTAAAAAGGAGATTGGCCTGTGGTTCAAAGCAGACGAATTGAGTAGCTACACTAGCTGTGCCTTCAGCTGGCTCTACTGAGTGCTGTTGTGCAAACATTTGCACACTTAGTAGGGACAGAGAGTGTTTTTGCCTCTTtatcaaacaatagaaaagaGAAAGGTAGTTTTGATCAATTGCTTTCCGATCTTGAATCCATTGTGTACTTAGGCTCATTCTCCTAAACATTCCTCAAAGGACAATGTCAGTTCTGTCCAACGTATACTGTACTTGAAATGTCATTCAAATCTGTTGATCTGTTTGTTCTGCCTTGTGTACACCTACAATGGATTTGAAATAAACATGACACAATGACAAAATATTTGCTTGTCATTTTTGTTGAATAATTGGGCTTTTGTAATGACTCTTGTGGTAAAATTGCTTGCTATCCAGAGTCAGACCGTCAACACAACTGCCGCAGAGTCAAATTATAATTTGCATAGAGAAAAGGTGAGCTTTTTCATTCTTCATTGCTTTGTCCTCGCGCTTCAATTTCTACTTTTTTCTTGTCTGCAAGTTCGACAGATCACATGTTGCTGCTATAAAtactattaaaaatattttttatttttctgagGGAACTCCTGAAgtaatcaaagtactatctaaagATGATCCCGCTGCATCTGTAGACATTTGCTTTAGTCAGATTCCAAAGCATCCTTCGCAGCAATATCAAACAGTTCATTTGTTACCTTTTGAAGTTATTCATGTTTTCAGCACCATCTGACCTCATTCTATTATCCTTGAGAGGAGCATGGCTATGTGGTAGTGATTCTCCCAACCTGAGAGATGCAGGTTTGATCACCAGTACCCTATGTCCTAGTATCCTTGAGCAATATACTGGACCTCCAGTTGCTCTTGATGCTGTGTCATCAAAGCACTTAATAGTACCTTCAAAAGAGCAGCTAGGATTTTCATTAGTTGTCTTTGGCAGCAGTCCAACTGTTGCACAAGTATTGCAGCATTTTaccctgtaaaaaaaaattaaaaaattactaGGATTTAAAtagcctggggaatctgtggtggactcctatttctggggctgaggtagttaaaaagctccttggtggtaaggccccaggggtggatgaggtccgcccggagttccttaaggctctggatgctgtggggttgtcttggttgacaagactctgcagcatcgcgtggacatcgggggtggtacctctggattggcagaccggggtggtggtccctctctttaagaagggggaccggagggtgtgttccaactatcgtgggatcacactcctcagccttcccggtaaggtttattcaggtgtactggagaagaggctacgccggatagtcgaacctcggattcaggaggaacagtggttttcgtcctggtcgtggaactgtggaccagctctatactctcggcagggttcttgagggtgcatgggagtttgcccaaccagtctacatgtgcttcgtggacttggagaaggcattcgaccgtgtccctcgggaagtcctgtggggagtgctcagagtatggggtatcggactgtcttattgtggcggtccgctccctgtacgatcagtgccagagcttggtccgcattgccggcagtaagtcgagcacatttccagtgagggttggactccgccaaggctgtcctttgtcaccgattctgttcataacttttatggacagaatttctaggcgcagtcaaggcgttgaggggttccggtttggtgaccgcaggattaggtctctgctttttgcagatgatgtggtcctgatggcttcatctgaccgggatcttcagctctcactggatcggttcgcagccgagtgtgaagcgaccggaatgagaatcagcacctccaagtccgagtccatggttctcgcccggaaaagggtggaatgccatctccgggttggggaggagactgccccaagtggaggagttcaagtacctaggagtcttgttcacgagtgggggaagagtggattgtgagatcgacaggcggatcggtgcggcgtcttcagtaatgcggacgttgtaccgatccgttgtggtgaagacggagctgagccggaaggcaaagctctcaatttaccggtcgatctacgttcctatcctcacctatggtcatgagctttgggtcatgaccgaaaggataaggtcacgggtacaagcggccaaaataagtttcctccgccgtgtggcggggctctcccttagagatagggtgagaagctctgccatccgggaggaactcaaagtagagccgctgctccttcacatcgagaggagccagatgaggtggttcgggcatctgatcagaataccacccgaacgcctccctagggaggtgtttagggcacgtccaaccggtaggaggccacggggaagacccaggacacgttgggaagactatgtctcccggctggcctgggaacgcctcgggatcccccgggaagagctagacgaagtggctggggagagggaagtctgggtttccctgcttatgctgttgcccccgcgacccgacctcggataagcggaagaagatggatggatggatttaaatagattttttttcacactaaAATCCTGTAATCAAAATCTACTGACGAATGACTGACACCCTCATATTTTACAGCAATGAACTTGTTTCACAGAATAGAATACTGTTCTAGTCCTGAAAATCACAACAAATTACTGTACATTTATCAGATTTGTGTCTTAAGGGAGTATGGAGACTTCATTGCACACGTGTAGTGTGCTGTTAAAGTGTAATTAACAATGAAATCACGATTGTGAAGCTACAGCATTTATTGTATtgtacaaaactaaaactgaagtaACAGTATTATGTAACTTTACTGAAATTAACTCTAAAAGCACCGCTCTGCAGTAAgagtaaattactgtaaatgttagTGATGCAGTTATTAGTAATTTgctttaaaattacatttaaaaaaaagtttaaagtaAGTATTGGCCAGCTGATTGGGAACTCTTGTTTGGTCTGGCCTACAGTACATGCAAATGGCTGCACTGTTTAAATACACCCAGGCATTGCGGCAAGCAGTCAGACTTGCTGCACAACGGGTTGAAACaagttttttttgctgttgtgGTTTATGGCTGGTGAAAGTAGTTTTGCAAAAAAGCAATATTGATAGACAACGTCCTTGTCATCCTTCACGTCCATAGATTTCACAACAAAAAGTCCGTTCCTCAAAAGCGTCTGAAACACAGCTGTTCCCTCAGTTAGGGATAAAGAATATTTCAAGGATACAGAAATTCGCACGACACCGGTCAACTTTCGGATgatttggttttgaaaatgaaaaataatccACTTTTAACATATACTCAACTATACTGATCCTCAAGTAGCACATCACAATGATTCTAACAATCTATGGACCGGCCCACCCCTAACTGGTGCatgctaaaaatgttttgatatccatccatccactttctaccgcttgtcccatttggggtcgctggtgcctatctctgctgcaatcgggcggaaggcggtgtataccctggacaagtcgccacctcatcgcaggtggacagacaacattcacactcacattcacacactaggccaatttagttttgccaatcaacctaatccCAAATCAAAATAAAGAATATAGGCATAATTTAAACTGAATTGCACTGAGACTTTATCTTACATCCCACcaccctgctggccccactgtggactggactctcacactattaaccagaCCCAGTCGACGTCCGTCCCTCGGTGGggtgtccccacatctgcggtcccctccaaggtttctcattgcgtcgagtttttttctttccctgatgtgggatcattgttgtggcttgtgcagcgctttgagacacttgtgatttagggctgtataaataaacgttcattaataattgattgattgatacaataaCATTGCATTGGCAATGCTGACACCTTATGTATCAACCTGTGCATAGAAAAGGTTCTAAATCGTTTCGTGGGACTGAAACTTAGTGTAGAAGTAGAAAACAAACCATAAATAAAATACTGTTCAgggatgtgtttttgtttttaagaaaACTAAAGTAACAATATATGTGACTGaagacagactttttttttttgtaatttaactggtgcattttaaaatattttaagacTTTGCATGCATGACTTAAATCTACATCAttggcacagcggtggagataaGAAGCACCAAGTTCCTGAAGGTGCAGATGACTGACAATATGActtggtccctacacaccggagctcttgtaaaaagagctcagcagcgcatgcactttttgcgttggatgaaaagagcacagatccctcaccacattctacagaggcactgtagagagcctgctgaccaactccatctctgtctggactggagtctgcagtgcctcagactggaagtctctgcagagagtggtgaggacggcgaaAAAGAGCATCAGGGCTTCTCTTCCTCTTATCCAGATCGCAAAAAggcgctgcctgaccagggcttagAAAATCCGCCGAGACGCCTCCCAccaccaccaaggactgttttcaatgCTGAACTCAAGAAAGAGGTCCTGCAGCcttcgtagcagaacctccacgttctgtaacagcttcttccctcaggccataagactcttgaatgcattaaaataatcccctcaactccccccaaaaattgattaactcgctggaataaaaagacaatataacatacatccataaacctggatgcatatgcaaaagtgcaatgtataCTATATCTGgacagtaatatatttatttatatctgcaccttattgctttttatactgcactaccatgagctaatgcagcaacatttcgttcttatctgtactgtaaagttcaagtttgtatgacaataaaaaggaagactAAAGTCTTAAACATGAGTCTTGACTTCTTTTTAAAAACAGAAACTGACTTTGTGGCGGCAACTTGAGAAACTTCTGCCTCGTGCTGGCCAAATGGCTTTTCTCTTAAAGCAATATTGTCATATTTGAATCTTTTCACACTCCTCCGTAATGCGAGTGTGACCAAAGAAAATAAACATTTGCCTGTTGAATCAGAGGAAGAGCAGCcgcaggaataaaaaaaaaaaaaaaaagtcagtgccAGTGGTAATGGTTTAAAGAAACAAATTGTGTGAATCTAAAGCGCGACAAGCAACAACCCACTTTAACCATGGATCATAAGGTACACACCACTCAGTGATATTACTTCTGGTATACACACAGATCGGGGTAGTGTtgaaggtaataataataatggattagatttatatagcacttttctagacactcaaagcgcttcacagagaagtgagaacccatcatccattcacacctggtggtagtAAGCTACTTTCGTAGCCACAGCTTCCCCGGGTTGGACTAATGGTGTGACAGCAGTGCCGCAAATTTGTGTAAGACACTACCAGatgtaaaaaatgaaataaagaaTCAACTGACAAACATTGCAGTCAGTTTGCATCATGCACACcacaaatatttacattttaaaaagttgAATGATGATGTGGTAAATTACACCGTCTACAATTTTCTTATAGGATTGGTAAAGAAAATTTAGCGGACTACCATTTATCGTTATGAATATACATGTTTGCTGAAATGTCATATAATCTGATGACacttggatccatccatccattttctaccgcttgtcccttttgggtcgcagggggtgctggagcctatataagctgcattcgggcggaaggcgaggtacaccttagacaagtcgccacctcatcacagggtcaacacagagagacagacaacattcacactcacattcacacactagggccaatttagtgttgccaatcaacctatccccaggtgcatgtctttggaggtgggaggaagccggagtacccggagggatggATGTTCGACATAATATGGTTAGCAGAGCTACTTCTATGAGTGTTATCATTTTAATGTCTTCAACTATTCGCTTATGTTATTATACCTTTGCAATCTGATATGAATTGTTTCCCCTAGCTATTTTAATTTTGCACATATTTTTTCAATGTAGATTTTTACATAGATGTAGGAGCTATGAATGCTCGCTGAGGGTTTAGTCAGTAGGTGTCATACCGAAGTTACAAAGTTTATGAACCTTTCCACTAACCTCAACTCtgtttctttgttgttgttgtttttattcaatgacacttctctgtatgtttgatttattatttttgttgttactccccccccccccccctttttaatCAGTTAGTGTGATTCTCTATCTGcttgtggtgaagaggaaggcagtacattgctactaggggtgtgggaaaaaatcgatttgaatacgaatcgaatcatttatgttgtgcgattcagaatcgattctcatttttgtaaaaaatcaattttaaattttttttat is part of the Nerophis ophidion isolate RoL-2023_Sa linkage group LG08, RoL_Noph_v1.0, whole genome shotgun sequence genome and encodes:
- the LOC133557803 gene encoding nucleoside diphosphate kinase A-like encodes the protein MAEPQERTFIAIKPDGVQRGIIGEVISRFEKKGFKLIGMKMVQATEDLLMNHYIDLKDRPFFPTLINYMSSGPVVAMVWEGKGVVKTGRVMLGETNPADSKPGTIRGDFCIDVSKNIIHGSDSVESAKKEIGLWFKADELSSYTSCAFSWLY